The following coding sequences lie in one Pempheris klunzingeri isolate RE-2024b chromosome 13, fPemKlu1.hap1, whole genome shotgun sequence genomic window:
- the peli2 gene encoding E3 ubiquitin-protein ligase pellino homolog 2, with protein sequence MFSSSQEEHCAPSKDPVKYGELVVLGYNGSLPNGDRGRRKSRFALYRRTKANGVKPSTVHILNTPQASKAVNCKGQHSISYTLSRNQTVVVEYCHDKDTDMFQIGRSTESPIDFVVTDTIAGGQEGEETPITQSTISRFACRVVCERVPPFTARIYAAGFDSSKNIFLGEKAAKWKNPDGHMDGLTTNGVLVMHPKGGFTEESKPGVWREISVCGDVYTLRETRSAQTPGKLVESESNILQDGSLVDLCGATLLWRTAEGLFHTPTQKHLEALRQEINAARPQCPVGLNTLAFPSMQRSRALSSLEDKQPWVYLACGHVHGYHNWGHRSEQEPNTQRECPMCRVVGPYVPLWLGCEPAFYVDTGAPTHAFVPCGHVCSEKSVKYWAEIPLPHGTHAFHAACPFCATQLNLTQGCSKLIFQGPVD encoded by the exons GTACAATGGCTCCCTGCCCAATGGAGATCGGGGTAGACGGAAAAGCAGATTTGCGCTATACAGGAGGACCAAAGCCAATGGTGTTAAGCCAAGCACTGTGCACATCCTCAACACCCCCCAGGCCAGCAAG GCTGTGAACTGTAAAGGCCAACACAGCATCTCCTACACACTGTCCAGAAACCAGACGGTAGTGGTGGAGTACTGCCatgacaaagacacagacatgtttcag ATTGGGCGTTCCACTGAGAGTCCCATAGACTTTGTGGTCACCGACACAATAGCAGGAGgccaggagggagaggagactCCCATCACACAGAGCACCATCTCCCGTTTTGCCTGCCGAGTTGTCTGTGAGCGTGTCCCGCCCTTCACTGCTCGCATCTATGCAGCTGGTTTTGATTCTTCCAAAAACATCTTCCTTGGG GAAAAAGCTGCAAAATGGAAGAACCCCGATGGTCACATGGACGGACTAACAACCAATGGCGTGCTGGTAATGCATCCTAAGGGTGGATTCACGGAGGAATCAAAGCCCGGCGTATGGAGAGAGATCTCGGTGTGTGGGGATGTTTACACACTGAGAGAGACCCGCTCGGCACAGACCCCAGGCAAACTG GTGGAGAGTGAGAGTAATATACTGCAGGACGGCTCCTTGGTGGATCTATGTGGAGCCACTTTACTGTGGCGTACTGCAGAAGGCCTCTTTCACACTCCCACCCAAAAGCATCTGGAGGCTCTCAGGCAGGAGATCAACGCAGCACGGCCCCAGTGCCCCGTGGGTCTCAACACGCTCGCCTTCCCCAGCATGCAACGCAGCCgtgccctctcctctctggaggACAAGCAGCCTTGGGTCTACTTGGCCTGTGGCCACGTGCACGGTTACCACAACTGGGGCCACCGCTCAGAGCAGGAGCCCAACACGCAGAGAGAGTGTCCCATGTGCCGGGTGGTCGGGCCCTACGTGCCACTGTGGCTGGGCTGTGAGCCCGCCTTCTACGTGGACACAGGTGCGCCCACTCATGCCTTTGTGCCATGCGGACACGTGTGTTCGGAGAAGTCAGTGAAGTACTGGGCGGAGATCCCTCTGCCCCACGGCACCCACGCCTTCCACGCCGCCTGCCCCTTCTGTGCCACCCAGCTCAATCTCACTCAGGGCTGTTCCAAGCTAATCTTCCAGGGCCCGGTGGACTGA
- the tmem260 gene encoding protein O-mannosyl-transferase TMEM260 has translation MSAGQRTSWVLTGATVACVAALYVPCVQRTVPGGDSGELITTACELGVAHPPGYPLFTLLGRLAMCLLPSLSPAHSVNLMSSLLGAAACGALCISVCRLAGPGPGAVLAGGLFAVSRLTWQWSMVAEVFTLNNLFVGLLFFLTSSFHCADNTAQRRKIARWGALCCGLGLCNQHTLVLYVLVVIPWVLHRLYSHRELSLRGLVFLGMCFLAGFLPYIYLPISSFLNTARWSWGDQTTLSGLLTHLLRAEYGTFSLAKTESTVNLTAMLKAQLDHCLADLSLPVLVLAGIGLLFSSWDRMCCSVSRLLTAMLVVYSLFFAWRANLDISRPLLLGVVERFWLQSDAAVCVLAGLGLSRTHTELERRLGLGGVWKTTGWVLTMALLAHMVHTNHRECDQSRNSVVERFGRELLASVPEDSVILTRGDLPGNSLRYLYYCQGERPDVRLVDQEMMTYSWYVAKLAQHHRGIHFPGRWWDPVHPEEKDTFSLEQFLSHNTERDVFACIGLSDGDPSWERSFSRWPMGVCDYLVPVQRQFHPEAWAHRTRNIYNWTEPHNSFHPASWEHVANEEMWQARMKTAFFLFDLAERMQGEGKARLFELSYTLYKEIVEANSDYPPNWDKNLALACERLLRSGHRGYSPHSLLTCSIQHFSLYLEKEPTDPQAPAIRTAITQLLKERDRLRQSQRQTP, from the exons ATGTCTGCGGGTCAGAGGACGAGCTGGGTACTGACGGGCGCTACGGTCGCTTGTGTCGCTGCTCTGTATGTGCCCTGTGTGCAGAGGACTGTCCCCGGTGGAGACTCAG GAGAGCTGATCACCACTGCTTGTGAGCTGGGG GTGGCCCATCCTCCAGGATACCCTCTCTTTACTCTACTAGGTCGCCTGGCCATGTGTCTTCTGCCCTCGCTCTCTCCAGCCCACAGTGTCAATCTGATGAGTAGTCTGCTGGGGGCGGCAGCTTGTGGTGCCCTCTGCATTTCTGTTTGCAG GTTGGcgggtcctggtcctggagcAGTACTGGCTGGAGGGCTGTTCGCTGTTTCCAGGCTAACCTGGCAGTGGTCCATGGTGGCAGAAGTCTTCACCCTCAACAACCTTTTTGTTggtcttctcttcttcttgaCTTCCAGCTTCCACTGTGCTGACAACACCGCCCAGAGAAGGAAG ATTGCACGTTGGGGAGCGCTATGCTGTGGCTTGGGGCTCTGTAATCAGCACACCCTGGTGCTGTATGTACTGGTCGTCATTCCCTGGGTCCTCCACCGACTTTACTCTCACAGG GAGCTGTCTCTGCGTGGCCTTGTGTTCCTAGGAATGTGTTTCCTTGCTGGCTTTCTGCCATATATCTACCTGCccatctcctccttcctcaACACTGCACGCTGGAGCTGGGGGGACCAGACCACCTTGTCAGGCCTGTTGACCCACCTGCTGAGGGCTGAATATGGCACCTTCAGTCTA gcaAAGACAGAGAGCACTGTAAACCTGACCGCAATGCTTAA ggccCAGCTGGACCACTGCCTGGCAGAcctttcacttcctgttctgGTGCTGGCAGGAATCggcctcctcttctcctcttggGACAG GATGTGTTGCTCAGTGTCCCGGCTGTTGACTGCCATGCTGGTGGTTTACTCACTGTTTTTTGCTTGGAGAGCCAACCTGGACATCAGCAGACCCCTGCTGCTCGGCGTG GTTGAGCGTTTCTGGCTCCAGAGTGATGCTGCAGTATGTGTCCTGGCAGGCCTCGGCTTGAGCCGGACACACACTGAGCTTGAGAGGAGGCTGGGCCTTGGGGGGGTGTGGAAGACCACAGGCTGGGTCCTCACCATGGCTCTGCTGGCACATATGGTTCACACGAACCACAG GGAGTGTGATCAGAGCAGGAACAGTGTTGTTGAGAGGTTCGGCAGGGAGCTTCTGGCCTCTGTCCCAGAAGATTCAGTCATCCTGACCAGAGGAGATCTGCCTGGAAACTCCCTGCGCTACTTATACTACTGCCAGGGTGAACGGCCCGATGTCCGTCTGGTCGACCAGGAG ATGATGACGTACAGTTGGTATGTGGCCAAGCTGGCTCAGCACCACCGTGGGATCCACTTTCCCGGCCGCTGGTGGGACCCGGTCCACCCTGAGGAGAAAGACACCTTCAGTCTGGAGCAGTTCCTGTCCCACAACACTGA GAGGGATGTGTTTGCCTGCATTGGGCTGTCTGATGGAGACCCAAGCTGGGAACGTAGTTTCTCTCGTTGGCCCATGGGTGTGTGTGACTACCTGGTGCCAGTTCAGAGGCAGTTTCATCCTGAAGCCTGGGCCCATCGCACACGCAACATCTACAACTGGACTGAGCCACACAACAG TTTCCATCCTGCGTCCTGGGAGCATGTCGCTAATGAGGAGATGTGGCAAGCCAG GATGAAGACGGCTTTCTTTCTGTTTGACCTGGCAGAAAGGATGCAGGGAGAGGGTAAAGCTCGCCTCTTTGAGCTGTCTTACACT CTGTATAAGGAGATTGTGGAGGCCAACTCAGACTACCCTCCAAACTGGGACAAGAACTTGGCACTGGCCTGCGAGAGACTGCTCCGCTCGGGTCACCGGGGCTACAGTCCACACAGCCTGCTGACCTGCAGCATCCAGCACTTTAGTCTCTACTTAGAGAAGGAACCCACGGACCCCCAGGCGCCCGCCATACGCACGGCCATTACTCAGCTGCTCAAAGAGAGGGACAGGCTCCGGCAGAGTCAGAGGCAAACACCGTAA